The following proteins come from a genomic window of Thermosinus carboxydivorans Nor1:
- a CDS encoding gamma-glutamylcyclotransferase family protein → MIKHVFVYGTLMSGLANHHVLKPYIKAIEPAKTAGRIYHLPYGYPAYCDDDGNGEVTGELVELKDIDQALVSLDQLEDYFGPGCANNLYDRIVRPVIAADGRIVDAYIYAWHDRESLAVLGELVPGGDWREYIRNVSAPPWRLG, encoded by the coding sequence ATGATTAAGCATGTTTTTGTGTACGGCACGCTGATGTCCGGTCTGGCCAACCACCATGTGCTTAAGCCGTATATTAAAGCGATTGAGCCAGCGAAAACGGCAGGGCGAATATATCATCTCCCTTATGGCTATCCGGCCTACTGCGACGATGACGGTAACGGCGAGGTCACCGGTGAGCTGGTGGAGCTAAAGGACATTGACCAGGCGTTAGTTAGCCTTGACCAGCTGGAAGATTACTTTGGCCCCGGCTGTGCCAACAATCTCTATGACCGGATTGTTCGACCGGTTATCGCTGCCGATGGCCGCATAGTCGATGCATACATCTATGCGTGGCATGACCGGGAAAGCCTTGCCGTGCTCGGCGAGCTAGTGCCGGGCGGCGACTGGCGGGAATATATAAGGAATGTGTCGGCACCACCATGGCGGCTTGGGTGA